Proteins encoded in a region of the Bacteroidota bacterium genome:
- the uvrB gene encoding excinuclease ABC subunit UvrB, with product MDFKIISDYSPTGDQPVAIKQLVEGLKEGTKAQTLLGVTGSGKTFTIANVIENVNRPTLILSHNKTLAAQLYGEFKQFFPNNAVEYFVSYYDYYQPEAYIPSTNTFIEKDLAINDEIEKLRLSATSSLLSGRRDVIIVSSVSCIYGIGNPADFKHNVINIQKKEVISRNKFLHSLVNSLYSRTEGEFNRGNFRVKGDTVDIFLAYADYAYRVYFWGDEIEKIESFEPSTGIAIESFDSVNIYPANIFVTSKEKLQGAIYEIQDDLVKQSEFFKEEQRNLEAKRIEDRVTYDLEMIRELGYCSGIENYSRYFDGRPPGSRPFCLLDYFPDDFLMVIDESHVTIPQVRAMYGGDRSRKTNLVEYGFRLPSAMDNRPLKFEEFETLIGQTIYVSATPADYELEKSEGIVVEQVIRPTGLLDPVIEVRPTVNQIDDLLESIALVTKKDERTLVTTLTKKMAEELFKYMSKLRIRCRYIHSDVDTLERVEILRDLRLGLFDVLIGVNLLREGLDLPEVSLVAILDADKEGFLRSARSLTQTSGRAARNVNGMVIMYADKVTNSMRITIEETQRRRLKQIAYNYEHNIIPAQMNKSKESIMKQTSVADSKSKNIKVYGESVEPGIAADMEIQYMPKEQLEKIVIKTRKEMETAAKELDFIGAAKLRDELYSYQELLKAKK from the coding sequence ATGGATTTTAAAATAATATCAGATTATAGCCCAACCGGAGATCAGCCAGTAGCAATTAAGCAATTGGTTGAAGGACTAAAGGAGGGGACTAAAGCACAAACACTACTGGGTGTAACAGGTTCAGGGAAAACATTCACTATAGCTAATGTTATAGAGAATGTGAATAGACCAACTCTAATATTAAGTCACAATAAAACATTGGCTGCACAATTGTACGGAGAATTTAAACAGTTTTTCCCTAATAATGCAGTTGAATACTTTGTTTCTTATTACGATTATTATCAACCTGAGGCTTATATACCTAGCACCAATACCTTTATTGAAAAAGATCTCGCAATAAATGATGAAATTGAAAAACTAAGATTAAGCGCAACATCATCCCTTCTTTCAGGAAGACGTGATGTTATTATTGTTTCATCAGTTTCCTGCATTTATGGAATTGGTAATCCTGCTGATTTTAAGCACAATGTAATAAACATTCAAAAAAAGGAGGTAATAAGCAGGAATAAGTTCCTTCATTCCCTAGTTAACAGTCTATACTCCAGAACAGAAGGTGAATTTAACAGGGGGAATTTCAGGGTGAAAGGCGATACTGTAGATATTTTCCTTGCTTATGCTGATTATGCCTATCGTGTTTATTTCTGGGGTGATGAAATCGAGAAAATTGAATCATTTGAACCATCCACTGGAATAGCCATTGAATCTTTTGATAGTGTAAATATTTATCCTGCTAATATCTTTGTAACCTCAAAAGAAAAACTACAAGGTGCTATTTATGAAATTCAGGATGATTTGGTAAAACAATCGGAATTTTTCAAAGAAGAGCAAAGGAACCTGGAAGCTAAAAGAATTGAAGACCGGGTAACTTATGATCTGGAAATGATCAGGGAATTGGGTTATTGTTCGGGAATAGAAAATTATTCAAGGTACTTTGATGGTCGTCCTCCCGGGTCAAGACCTTTTTGTCTTTTAGATTATTTTCCTGATGACTTTTTAATGGTCATTGATGAGAGTCATGTAACTATTCCTCAAGTAAGAGCAATGTATGGAGGCGATAGGTCAAGAAAAACCAATTTAGTTGAATACGGTTTTCGTTTGCCTTCTGCCATGGACAATCGTCCTCTAAAATTTGAAGAATTTGAAACATTGATTGGCCAAACCATTTATGTAAGTGCAACACCTGCAGATTATGAACTGGAGAAATCGGAAGGAATTGTTGTGGAACAGGTAATTCGTCCAACTGGCCTTCTTGATCCCGTAATAGAGGTTAGACCAACAGTAAATCAAATAGATGATTTACTTGAATCCATTGCTTTAGTTACAAAGAAGGATGAAAGGACTTTGGTAACAACATTGACAAAAAAAATGGCAGAAGAGCTTTTCAAATACATGTCCAAGCTTCGAATCAGATGCAGGTATATTCATTCTGATGTAGATACCCTGGAGCGGGTTGAGATATTGCGTGATCTTCGCTTAGGCCTTTTCGATGTTCTTATTGGGGTTAATTTGCTTAGGGAAGGTTTAGATTTACCAGAAGTTTCACTCGTTGCTATTTTAGATGCAGATAAAGAGGGTTTCCTTCGCTCTGCCCGTTCACTTACCCAAACATCTGGAAGAGCTGCTAGAAATGTAAATGGAATGGTTATTATGTATGCAGACAAAGTGACCAATTCGATGCGAATTACCATTGAAGAAACCCAGAGAAGAAGATTAAAACAAATAGCTTATAATTACGAACACAACATAATTCCTGCTCAAATGAACAAGTCCAAGGAATCTATTATGAAACAAACATCTGTGGCGGATTCCAAATCAAAGAATATTAAAGTTTACGGAGAATCTGTTGAGCCTGGTATTGCTGCAGATATGGAAATTCAATATATGCCAAAAGAACAGCTTGAAAAAATTGTAATTAAAACAAGAAAAGAGATGGAAACGGCTGCCAAGGAACTTGATTTCATTGGTGCTGCAAAACTTAGAGATGAACTATACAGTTACCAGGAACTTTTAAAAGCAAAAAAATGA
- a CDS encoding T9SS type A sorting domain-containing protein, with protein sequence MKLFATLTTYLLFVFIVISNSFAQKNKGGIPLSMEKKINLPLPYFHTMPAFNAVEMLAEDDSLNANKIGPFRFGKNFNTAFNLENSGTWTNLKQSGLIWRLGISSPGAYSINLIFEDYYLPPGAFLFIYNENKTHILGAFTHLNNHSSRKFATDLIMGDKIILEYYEPEKAKIKGSLLIATVTHAYRDILKFSKSDFGSSGQCNINVNCKLGESWEEQIRSVVMLVSGGNGFCSGVLINNSALDGKPYILTANHCGNSGFESWIFRFNWEAPDCENPTTAPPFQSLTGAKKRANNPVSDFLLLEMFDKVPQSYNAYFSGWENKNNQSEKGVTIHHPKGDIKKISEYIKPTVSENIDGTEIWKVISWNKGTTEPGSSGSPLFDQNHRIIGQLYGGLATCDNPKEDYYGKLSTSWDGISNTLRLRDWLDPINSGVTFLNGYDFGIPAFSLDAGIIATLIPKNESITCVDSITPVLLIKNFGLETINSVVIEFKINNLPAHKQLFTLNLIQGDFDTLILNTIGVTVGDNFFTAFVSNPNESIDQNMANDSIRVNFKIKNMDTIISISPAFRENFEGLDFPPEGWDRINPDNSISWTRTKVASSFSENGASIRITNFHYNTNYQSDYLLSPALNFTGSSPPTLEFDVAYSRFSSLKHDSLIVSVSVDCMLNWERIYAKGNALLSTNNGENVTISFVPKKDEWRKEIINLNQFKDNQSVFLRFENINGNGNNLYLDNIAVYDALNSISNENPNPHFSIFPNPSSSIFIVKSTEQVEEITVYNLLGEVILKLFVKKHEQQPQIDLSAFPDGIYIVELIFLEGKKWGKLSKSN encoded by the coding sequence ATGAAGTTATTCGCCACATTAACTACTTACTTGCTTTTTGTTTTTATTGTTATTTCAAACTCTTTTGCTCAGAAAAACAAGGGAGGAATACCCCTTAGCATGGAGAAAAAAATAAACTTACCCCTTCCCTACTTTCATACAATGCCTGCATTTAATGCTGTGGAAATGTTAGCGGAGGACGATTCACTAAATGCAAATAAAATAGGCCCCTTTAGATTTGGTAAAAATTTTAATACTGCTTTTAATTTAGAAAATTCCGGAACCTGGACAAATCTTAAGCAAAGTGGACTGATATGGCGATTAGGCATTAGTTCACCAGGTGCTTATTCTATTAATTTAATTTTTGAGGATTATTATTTACCCCCGGGAGCATTCCTTTTTATTTATAATGAAAACAAAACGCATATTCTTGGTGCATTTACTCATTTAAACAACCATTCTTCCAGAAAATTTGCAACAGATTTGATAATGGGAGATAAAATAATATTGGAATACTATGAACCTGAAAAGGCAAAAATAAAGGGCTCATTATTAATAGCAACCGTTACGCATGCTTATAGGGACATTTTAAAATTCAGCAAAAGTGATTTTGGCTCTTCAGGCCAATGCAACATAAATGTAAATTGTAAATTAGGTGAATCCTGGGAAGAGCAAATAAGATCCGTAGTAATGCTTGTGAGCGGAGGAAATGGATTTTGTTCAGGTGTATTAATAAACAATTCTGCTCTTGATGGCAAACCCTATATTTTAACTGCTAATCATTGTGGGAATTCCGGTTTTGAATCTTGGATTTTTCGATTTAACTGGGAAGCTCCGGATTGTGAAAATCCTACCACAGCCCCACCCTTTCAATCTTTAACTGGTGCTAAAAAAAGGGCAAACAATCCTGTTTCCGATTTTTTACTTCTCGAGATGTTTGATAAAGTTCCCCAAAGTTATAATGCCTATTTTTCTGGATGGGAAAATAAAAACAATCAATCAGAAAAAGGAGTTACAATTCATCATCCTAAGGGGGATATAAAAAAAATATCTGAATACATTAAACCAACAGTTAGTGAAAATATAGATGGGACAGAAATTTGGAAAGTAATCTCCTGGAATAAAGGAACTACTGAACCAGGCTCATCAGGTTCTCCACTTTTTGATCAAAATCATAGAATTATAGGCCAATTATATGGAGGGCTGGCAACATGTGATAATCCCAAGGAAGATTATTATGGCAAACTTTCCACTTCCTGGGATGGTATTTCCAATACTTTGCGATTAAGAGATTGGTTGGACCCGATAAACTCTGGAGTTACTTTTCTTAATGGTTATGATTTTGGAATTCCAGCTTTTTCACTAGATGCAGGTATTATTGCCACTCTAATTCCGAAAAATGAATCTATTACTTGTGTTGATTCAATTACACCTGTTTTGTTAATTAAAAATTTTGGGTTGGAAACAATAAATTCAGTAGTTATTGAATTTAAAATCAATAATTTACCGGCTCACAAACAGCTTTTTACCCTAAATTTAATTCAAGGTGATTTTGATACCCTTATTCTTAATACAATAGGTGTAACAGTTGGGGATAATTTTTTTACTGCTTTTGTTTCAAATCCAAATGAATCTATAGATCAAAATATGGCAAATGATTCAATTCGTGTGAATTTTAAAATAAAAAATATGGATACCATTATTTCCATTTCCCCTGCTTTTAGAGAAAATTTTGAAGGATTGGATTTTCCTCCCGAAGGCTGGGATCGAATTAACCCCGATAATAGCATAAGTTGGACAAGAACAAAAGTAGCCAGTAGCTTTTCGGAGAATGGTGCCTCCATTAGAATTACAAACTTTCACTACAATACAAATTATCAGAGTGATTATTTACTTTCTCCGGCTTTAAATTTCACCGGCAGTTCTCCCCCAACCTTAGAATTTGATGTTGCTTATTCCCGGTTTTCATCCCTAAAACATGATTCACTTATCGTTTCGGTTTCTGTTGATTGTATGCTTAATTGGGAAAGGATCTATGCAAAAGGCAATGCACTTCTTTCAACAAATAATGGGGAAAATGTTACAATTTCTTTTGTTCCAAAAAAAGATGAATGGAGAAAGGAAATTATTAATCTGAATCAATTTAAAGACAACCAAAGTGTATTTTTACGGTTTGAAAACATCAATGGAAATGGGAATAATTTATATCTTGACAATATAGCCGTTTATGATGCGCTTAACAGCATTTCAAATGAAAACCCAAACCCTCATTTTAGCATATTTCCAAATCCATCTTCATCAATCTTTATTGTTAAATCAACAGAACAGGTTGAAGAAATTACAGTTTACAATTTATTAGGTGAGGTAATTTTAAAGCTATTTGTTAAAAAGCATGAACAACAACCACAAATTGATTTATCAGCTTTTCCTGATGGAATCTATATTGTTGAACTCATTTTCCTTGAAGGAAAAAAATGGGGGAAATTAAGTAAATCAAATTAA
- a CDS encoding M48 family metallopeptidase has protein sequence MEHIIFYIIIAIIIFNYLFERILNYLNIKNMHDTPPKEAEDVYDEIKYRKSQEYNKESAMFSMITSTLSLVLILFMLLFKGFAFVDNLARSFSDNPILIAILFFGILGIASDIIFTPFDLYDTFVIEEKYGFNKTTAKTYIMDKIKGYLLSVVIGGGLIALITWIYHETGMFFWLYIWITLIVFMVLSTMFYASVIIPLFNKLSPLPEGELRSAIESYCNKVNFKLDNLYVMDGSKRSSKANAFFSGLGPRKKIVLYDTLIEKHTVEELVAILAHEVGHFKKKHTLQGIIMGVLQTGLMLFILSLVIDNPALAGALGVENDSFHIGILAFSLLYSPLSLLLGIIMNANSRKNEYEADKYSKETYNKNALISALKKLSADNLSNLTPHSAYEFVYYSHPSLIKRLKAMNN, from the coding sequence ATGGAACATATTATCTTTTACATCATAATTGCCATAATTATTTTCAATTACCTTTTTGAACGCATATTAAATTACCTGAATATTAAGAATATGCATGATACACCACCAAAGGAAGCAGAAGATGTTTATGATGAAATTAAATACCGAAAATCTCAGGAATATAACAAGGAAAGCGCTATGTTTTCAATGATTACAAGCACTCTTAGTCTTGTTTTGATTTTATTCATGCTTTTATTCAAAGGGTTTGCCTTTGTTGATAATTTAGCAAGATCCTTCTCTGATAATCCAATTCTAATTGCAATTTTATTCTTCGGAATCCTTGGTATTGCATCCGATATTATTTTTACTCCTTTTGATTTGTATGATACTTTTGTAATTGAGGAGAAATATGGCTTTAATAAAACTACAGCAAAAACATACATTATGGATAAAATTAAAGGATATTTACTTTCTGTAGTTATTGGCGGAGGCTTAATAGCTCTAATTACATGGATATACCATGAAACAGGAATGTTCTTCTGGTTATACATTTGGATTACCTTAATTGTTTTTATGGTTCTTTCAACCATGTTTTATGCCTCTGTAATTATTCCCTTGTTCAATAAATTATCCCCATTACCAGAAGGCGAACTTAGATCTGCAATTGAATCCTATTGCAATAAAGTTAATTTTAAACTTGATAATCTTTATGTAATGGATGGATCTAAACGTAGTTCAAAGGCTAATGCTTTTTTTAGCGGGTTGGGTCCACGAAAAAAAATTGTTTTATATGATACACTCATTGAAAAGCATACTGTTGAGGAGCTAGTTGCGATTTTAGCCCATGAGGTAGGGCATTTCAAAAAGAAACATACTTTGCAAGGCATAATTATGGGTGTTCTACAAACAGGACTTATGCTTTTTATTCTTTCCTTGGTTATTGATAATCCTGCCTTAGCTGGTGCCCTAGGGGTTGAAAATGACAGTTTTCATATTGGAATTCTGGCTTTTTCACTGCTTTATTCACCACTTTCTTTATTATTAGGAATTATTATGAATGCAAATTCCAGGAAAAATGAATATGAAGCGGATAAATATTCAAAAGAAACGTATAATAAAAATGCATTAATTTCTGCACTAAAAAAACTTTCTGCTGATAATTTGAGTAATCTTACCCCTCATTCTGCCTATGAATTCGTATATTATTCACATCCATCCCTTATTAAAAGATTAAAGGCAATGAATAATTAG
- a CDS encoding lmo0937 family membrane protein, with protein sequence MNNLLYIIAVILVIGWAIGFFAYEAGNIIHILLVVAVIAVLLRLIRG encoded by the coding sequence ATGAATAACCTTTTATACATAATTGCAGTAATTCTGGTAATTGGATGGGCAATTGGATTTTTCGCCTATGAAGCCGGAAACATTATCCATATCTTATTGGTTGTTGCAGTAATTGCTGTTTTATTACGATTAATAAGGGGGTGA
- a CDS encoding lmo0937 family membrane protein, with translation MTNLLYIIAVILVISWAVGFFAYEAGNIIHILLIIAVIAVLLRLIRGA, from the coding sequence ATGACAAACTTATTATATATAATTGCCGTAATCCTGGTAATTTCTTGGGCAGTTGGGTTTTTCGCCTATGAAGCAGGAAACATAATTCATATTTTACTTATTATCGCTGTCATAGCCGTATTACTAAGGTTGATAAGAGGAGCCTGA
- a CDS encoding TraR/DksA family transcriptional regulator → MKVEAPKIQTVDTNIKSGKTRYSDLELQEFKELITHKLADAKIEAKALHDLLKKTHDNGTDDTARAFKNLEECSDTQSKEELGQLASRQQKFIEQLEHALIRIETKCYGVCHISGKLIPKERLRIVPHTTQTIETKLISER, encoded by the coding sequence ATTAAAGTAGAAGCGCCAAAAATCCAAACCGTTGATACAAATATTAAAAGTGGGAAAACAAGGTATTCTGATCTTGAATTACAAGAATTCAAGGAATTAATTACGCACAAACTTGCTGATGCCAAAATAGAAGCTAAAGCTTTACACGATTTGTTAAAAAAAACCCATGATAATGGTACGGATGATACAGCAAGGGCATTTAAAAATCTTGAAGAATGCTCTGACACTCAGTCAAAGGAAGAGTTGGGACAATTGGCAAGCAGGCAACAAAAATTTATTGAACAGCTCGAACATGCTTTAATACGGATAGAAACCAAATGCTATGGTGTTTGTCATATTTCCGGAAAACTAATACCCAAAGAAAGATTAAGAATTGTTCCACACACAACTCAAACAATAGAGACTAAGCTAATAAGTGAACGCTAA
- a CDS encoding hybrid sensor histidine kinase/response regulator, which produces MEKLKMLIVDNDFTVASNLNKQLNKMGYEVCGVAETSEETALKINQFRPDLILMNLNLNEKENRKNIEPYLDIYIKDNIPVVFLSNKIDKALLKKTRIINNSTFITKPVNSKELRTTIGLLLKSSGQQTDENLKSEENKELQRLNALNRYEIIDSPSDNCFDRITLITARFFNVPVAVITLVDKTKIWFKSPQGLILDYIERTNIDNHSILPLNSFFENRGQNKKKFIADFFSPSDKSYCFYAAAPLITPEGHILGTLSIMDKESRTINKSSEKILTDLAAIVMDEFELRLTSKMAVKFQHELINIATTFQNEKMAGVERLKNNSSIDNEIKIPAGKISSMIKDSSKQTDQIIEELFHSAIINSGKIILQTEPVNLTEIALEVIKTYRKIASKKGQVLKLFIESNPVVEGDRIRLKEVMGNLIDNAIKYSERDTIIDVNVIAGEGKAYFEVKDQGQGLTEEDKAILFTNIVRSGERHSEKELSIGIGLSIVKTIVEMHGGIVRAESEGKDMGSSFIVELPKIN; this is translated from the coding sequence ATGGAAAAATTAAAAATGTTAATTGTTGACAATGATTTTACTGTTGCTTCTAACTTAAATAAACAATTAAATAAAATGGGTTATGAGGTTTGTGGAGTAGCTGAAACAAGTGAGGAAACAGCATTGAAAATTAATCAGTTTAGACCGGATTTGATTTTAATGAACTTGAATTTGAACGAAAAAGAAAACCGTAAAAACATTGAACCATATTTGGATATATATATTAAAGACAATATTCCTGTAGTTTTTTTAAGCAATAAAATAGATAAAGCTTTGCTAAAAAAAACAAGAATAATAAACAACAGCACATTTATAACCAAACCTGTAAATTCCAAGGAATTACGTACTACTATTGGTCTGCTTTTAAAATCATCTGGGCAACAAACTGATGAAAATTTAAAAAGTGAGGAAAACAAAGAACTTCAGAGGTTAAATGCCCTAAATAGATATGAAATAATTGATTCTCCCTCTGACAATTGCTTTGATCGAATTACATTAATTACTGCACGATTTTTCAATGTTCCTGTCGCTGTAATAACACTTGTTGACAAAACTAAGATATGGTTCAAATCGCCTCAGGGACTAATCCTGGATTACATTGAAAGAACGAATATTGACAATCATTCTATATTACCTTTAAATAGTTTTTTTGAGAACAGAGGGCAAAATAAAAAAAAATTTATTGCTGATTTTTTTTCTCCTTCTGATAAGTCCTATTGTTTTTATGCAGCCGCGCCATTAATTACCCCTGAGGGCCATATACTTGGAACTTTAAGCATTATGGACAAAGAATCCAGAACAATAAATAAATCATCTGAAAAAATACTTACAGATCTGGCAGCAATTGTAATGGATGAGTTTGAACTCAGGCTGACATCGAAAATGGCTGTTAAATTTCAACATGAATTAATTAACATAGCTACCACTTTTCAAAATGAAAAAATGGCTGGGGTTGAGCGTTTAAAAAACAATTCAAGTATAGATAATGAAATTAAAATACCTGCAGGAAAGATATCTTCAATGATTAAGGATTCAAGTAAACAAACGGATCAGATAATTGAAGAACTTTTTCATTCAGCAATTATCAATAGTGGAAAGATTATACTACAAACAGAACCAGTTAATCTAACTGAAATTGCATTGGAGGTTATTAAAACTTATAGAAAAATTGCATCAAAAAAAGGACAAGTCCTTAAACTATTTATTGAAAGTAATCCTGTTGTTGAAGGGGATAGAATAAGACTTAAAGAGGTAATGGGAAATTTGATTGATAATGCAATTAAATATTCCGAACGTGATACCATTATTGATGTAAATGTAATAGCTGGCGAAGGAAAAGCATATTTTGAAGTAAAAGATCAAGGCCAGGGACTCACTGAAGAGGATAAAGCTATATTGTTTACAAATATTGTAAGATCAGGGGAAAGGCACTCTGAGAAGGAGTTATCCATTGGAATTGGACTATCAATCGTTAAAACTATTGTAGAAATGCACGGTGGAATAGTAAGGGCGGAAAGTGAAGGAAAGGATATGGGAAGTAGTTTTATAGTAGAATTGCCTAAAATAAATTAA
- a CDS encoding glycosyltransferase — MKLTIIIVNYNVEYFLEQCLHSVYKAIHRVSSEVFVVDNNSVDGSVEMVKTKFPEVKLIENKKNTGFSFANNQAIKLACGEYVLLLNPDTVVEEDTFEKVVSFMDDNSIAGGLGVYMIDGKGKFLPESKRGLPTPEVAFYKVFGLSRLFPKSRRFGRYHLGFLDKNKVHEVEILSGAFMLLRKETLDKTGLLDETFFMYGEDIDLSYRIIKAGYKNYYFPKTRIIHYKGESTKKSSVNYVFVFYNAMIIFAQKHFSQQHAKTFSFLINFAVYLRASAAIISRFLKKTALPLFDASIILIGLFLLKNYWEKVVKVEQALHFETELLTVAFPFYTFIWLLSVLYSGGYDKPVKPLKIIKGIGIGTGVILIVYSLLSEQYRFSRALIVFGAMWAVFSLVFFRYILHLIKIKGFDLNSEKKKRILIVGHFDEFSRVSSLLKLTDANPSFIGNVVPDEQQNEIKKHPEFLGTFDKLEDILEIYKIDEVIFCARDISSHIIINQMAQLRNIDYKIAPPESLYIIGSNSVDTSGDLYSININSISRSANKRNKRLFDIATSLSLLTFLPINIFLVDKPYNFFKNIFIVLSGNKSWVSYAQTNNAENFKLPKIKSGILHTADPLRHKKLDEGSINKMNLLYAKDYRISNDLSIILKCFKELGRK; from the coding sequence ATGAAGCTTACTATTATCATTGTAAATTATAATGTAGAATATTTTCTGGAGCAGTGTCTGCATTCAGTATATAAGGCAATCCACAGGGTTTCTTCAGAGGTGTTTGTAGTGGATAACAATTCTGTTGATGGTTCTGTGGAAATGGTGAAAACAAAATTTCCTGAGGTAAAACTCATAGAAAATAAAAAAAACACAGGGTTTTCTTTTGCAAATAACCAGGCAATTAAGCTTGCCTGTGGAGAATATGTATTGTTATTAAATCCGGATACTGTTGTTGAGGAGGATACTTTTGAAAAAGTTGTTTCTTTCATGGATGACAATTCCATTGCGGGAGGATTAGGGGTTTATATGATTGACGGAAAAGGAAAATTTCTTCCAGAATCAAAAAGAGGTTTGCCCACCCCGGAAGTTGCATTTTATAAGGTGTTTGGGCTTTCCAGGTTATTCCCAAAATCAAGGCGCTTTGGAAGGTATCATTTGGGTTTTTTAGATAAAAATAAAGTTCATGAGGTTGAGATATTATCAGGGGCCTTCATGCTTTTGCGTAAAGAAACACTTGATAAAACTGGCCTTTTGGACGAAACTTTTTTCATGTATGGTGAAGATATTGATCTTTCCTACCGAATTATTAAAGCAGGATATAAAAATTACTATTTTCCCAAGACACGCATTATTCACTATAAGGGGGAAAGCACAAAAAAAAGCAGCGTGAATTATGTTTTCGTTTTTTATAATGCGATGATTATTTTTGCTCAAAAACATTTTTCCCAACAACATGCCAAAACCTTTTCATTCCTTATTAATTTTGCAGTATACCTTCGTGCCAGTGCTGCAATAATTAGTCGGTTCCTGAAAAAAACAGCGCTTCCTTTATTTGATGCATCAATTATTTTGATAGGATTGTTTTTGTTGAAAAATTATTGGGAAAAGGTAGTAAAAGTTGAACAGGCCCTGCATTTTGAGACAGAATTGCTAACAGTAGCTTTTCCTTTTTACACCTTTATCTGGTTGCTTTCAGTATTATATAGTGGGGGATATGACAAACCCGTAAAGCCGCTTAAAATTATTAAGGGTATTGGAATAGGTACAGGCGTTATTCTCATTGTTTACAGCTTATTGAGTGAACAATATCGATTTTCCCGCGCGCTTATTGTATTTGGAGCAATGTGGGCTGTTTTTTCTCTTGTGTTTTTTCGTTATATTCTTCATTTGATTAAAATAAAAGGCTTTGATCTTAATTCAGAAAAGAAAAAACGGATCCTTATTGTAGGGCATTTTGATGAATTTTCAAGGGTATCTTCTCTTTTGAAATTAACCGATGCTAATCCTTCATTTATTGGGAATGTTGTTCCTGATGAACAACAAAATGAAATTAAAAAACATCCTGAATTTTTAGGAACTTTTGATAAGCTTGAGGATATTTTAGAAATATATAAAATTGATGAAGTTATTTTCTGTGCAAGAGACATTTCCTCACATATTATTATTAATCAAATGGCACAGTTGCGCAATATTGATTATAAAATTGCTCCCCCTGAGAGTTTGTACATTATTGGCAGTAATTCTGTGGATACTTCAGGTGATTTATATAGCATTAATATAAATTCAATTTCAAGAAGTGCGAATAAAAGAAACAAACGATTATTTGATATTGCAACATCCTTGTCACTCTTGACATTTCTTCCAATCAATATTTTTTTGGTCGACAAACCATACAATTTCTTTAAAAACATTTTCATTGTTCTTTCTGGTAATAAATCCTGGGTAAGTTATGCTCAAACAAACAATGCTGAAAATTTTAAATTGCCTAAAATAAAGAGTGGAATATTGCATACTGCTGATCCTCTAAGGCATAAAAAACTTGATGAAGGAAGCATAAATAAAATGAATTTGCTTTATGCCAAGGATTACAGGATAAGCAATGATTTGAGCATTATTTTAAAATGTTTTAAAGAATTGGGAAGAAAGTAA
- the recR gene encoding recombination protein RecR gives MNFSSKLIEEAVEQFSSLPGIGKKTALRLVLHLLKKDMDTVNIFGNSLIRMRREIKFCTNCHNISDKELCELCANPNRDKEIICVVQDIRDVMAIENTGQHRGVYHVLGGIISPMDGIGPNDLNIETLVGKASVGEVKEIVLALSTTMEGDTTNFYIYKRLKEYGIKVSVIARGIAFGDEIEYADEVTLGRSIVNRIPYENILH, from the coding sequence ATGAATTTTTCATCTAAATTAATAGAAGAAGCAGTAGAACAATTTTCCAGCCTGCCGGGAATAGGAAAAAAAACAGCTTTAAGGTTGGTACTCCATCTTTTAAAAAAGGATATGGATACTGTAAATATCTTTGGAAATAGCCTAATTAGAATGCGGAGGGAAATTAAATTCTGTACAAACTGTCATAATATTTCAGATAAGGAATTATGTGAATTGTGTGCAAATCCAAATCGTGATAAGGAAATAATTTGTGTTGTTCAAGACATAAGGGATGTTATGGCAATTGAGAATACAGGACAACATAGAGGAGTATATCATGTTTTAGGAGGTATTATATCCCCCATGGATGGAATAGGCCCAAATGATTTGAATATTGAAACATTGGTAGGGAAGGCCTCAGTAGGTGAGGTTAAAGAAATTGTACTTGCATTAAGTACAACAATGGAGGGCGATACCACTAATTTTTATATTTATAAACGATTGAAAGAATATGGAATAAAAGTTTCGGTAATTGCAAGAGGTATTGCTTTTGGCGATGAAATAGAGTATGCTGATGAAGTGACTCTTGGTCGCTCAATTGTAAATAGAATACCTTATGAAAATATTTTACATTAA